The segment TAAAATTTTCAATAGCATCATTCAACAAGGGTTCCCCACGGATTGGACAACTAGTTTAGCCATACCTCTTTTCAAGAGTGGTGATGCCAATAATCCATCCAATTATAGAATCATTATGATAAATCCTTTGTTTACAAATTTATTTGGTAGtatgatagaaaatagaatcaacAAGTGGGCGGAAGAAAGTAATACATGTGCTAAAGGGTAGGTAGGTTTCAAACCTAAGCATTCCATAATCGATCATGGTATTACTCTAAGACACATTATTGAAAAGGTTTGGGAGCAAAAAGAGGAAGCTTTTTGTTTCTTTGTGGATTTCAAAAAGGCTTTTGACATAGTCCCTAGAGTTAACTTTGGCAAATAATGGAGGAAATAGGGGTTCCTATACATCTTAGAGCAACTGTTCATAGGCTATATGAGGAGGTTAAAGTCAAAATCTGAACTTTAGTTGGCATATCTAAAAGCTTTAGGAGTGATATTGGGGTCAAGCAAGAGTTCCCTTTGTCTCCTACATTCTTTGGTTTATACattgacaaatttgaagaatggttACACTTACAAGGAGGTGATGGTATTCATTTGGGAGAGTTTGTTATAAAGCTTCTTTTGTATGTGGATGACCTTATTTTGATTGCTAGGTCTGCTTTTGGCTTACAAGAGCACTTACAATCTCTTGAGCAGTTTTGTAGAATAGTGGGCATGCAAGTCAACATTAGCAAGATGAAAGTGATGGTTTTCTCTagcaaaagaaagcaaaaataACATAAGTTCTTCTTTGAAGGTAGTGTTCTCAAAGAAGTGGCGGATTACAAGTACCTCGGAATTGACTTCAACAAAAATCTAAGTTGGGAAGGTTGCAAAAAGAAGCGTATGTTGGGAggttggaaagcattttatgctttTCAAAATAGATGCAGAGAGGCAGAGTTATGGGACTGGAAGACTACCCAAACTCTCTTTGGGCTTTTAGTGCTTCTGATTGTTCTTTATGGTTGCAAAGTGTGGGCCAATAGAACTTCCGATTCTTAGTGGTAACAAATTGAACAAATTCAAAAACACTTGATTACAAACAAGTTCAAACTCAAAAATTCAGTCCCTTATGATATCATGCTGAGCGAAGTTGGGGCTACACTTATGGAAGCAATTGCTTTGACGAGACTCATAAGTTATTTGAAAAGAATTGAACAAATGGAAGAAGGCCGATGGCCTAAGATCATCTTCAATAACACAttatgcaaaagaaagaagacttggatgcgACAAAACAACAAATGGTTTAGAAAATGGGATATATACTTGAACACATGCCCCTTGAACAATAAGGAGATAAAGGCTTATGTTATGGATAAGTTCTACAAGCGTGCTTGGAATAAAGAGTTAGGGAGGAAGAAAAATTATTACATTGAAGAGTTTAATCCCTCTCATAACCATCTTCAAAAAACATGCATTGGGGCTCACATATCATGGAAAGCCAAAATATTCATTTCTCAATTAAGAACTAATTCTCATCAACTTTGCTACGAAATTGGGCATTGGAAAAGACCAAAAGAAGTTTGGGAGGAAAGAGTGTGCATTTTTTGCACTTCAGGTCAAGTTGAAACATAAAAACACTTCATTCTTGAGTGTGCCGCTTTCAAAGCCAGTAGACATAGTTTTGAAAGCACTTTGGCATCTAGTTCTTGGGGCAATCTATTTAGTGAAGGGTGTGTGGAGAAGTTAGGCACTCTCATCATCATTCTGAACAAGAAAAGAGTTGAAATGCAGAAGTTGGTTTGTGAAAGGATCTGTCGCATAGGTTATATTTAGCCTCGTGGACGTTAAaactccttctccttctccttctcctcctccttcttcttcttcttcttcttcttcggcaTCTAGTTCTTGGGGCAATCTATTTAGTGAAGGGTGTGTGGAGAAGTTAGGCACTCTCATCATCATTTTGAACAAGAAAAGAGTTGAAATGCAGAAGTTGGTTTGTGAAAGGATCTGTCCCATAGGTTATATTTAGCCTCGTGGACGTtaaaacttcttcttcttcttcttcttctcctcctcctcctccttctccttctccttctccttctccttctcctcctcctcctccttctccttctccttccttctcctgctcctcctcctccttccttctcctgctcctcctccttctccttccttctcctcCTTCCTTCtcctgctcctcctcctcctcctccttctccttcctttccttccttctcctcctcctcctcctcctcctcctcatcctgctccttctccttctccttctccttctccttcttcttcttcttcttcttcttcttcggcaTCTAGTTCTTGGGGCAATCTATTTAGTGAAGGGTGTGTGGAGAAGTTAGGCACTCTCATCATCATTCTGAACAAGAAAAGAGTTGAAATGCAGAAGTTGGTTTGTGAAAGGATCTGTCCCATAGGTTATATTTAGCCTCGTGGACGTTAAaactccttctccttctcctgctccttctccttctccttctcctgctcctgctccttctcctgctcctgctccttcttcttcttcttcttcttcttcaatgtttaAATTCACAAGGTCTCCAAAAATGAATCTTGCCTTTTTTAAAAAAcaaaccaaatacttcttcctttattCTCTATTCTCCATCACTTAAACATTCCATCTCATGAAACCCTTTTATTCTAAAAATCTTTCACCTCATTTTTGAAAGACAAATGTCTATCTTTCACTTTAATTTGATATGGGCTCACGTCCCTATTTCAataaaatttcatatttaaattcacaactcctttaaaaaaaaaaaaaaatctttctttttggggAAAGGCAACTCCTTTACTTTTCAATCTTTGCCATCCCATCTTGTGAAACCCTTTACTCACTTCTCTTTCATGTTCTTGTTTGAAAACACCACCTTTTGTGAGCCATTGATCTTTGTCGCTCAGCTGTCCATTCACTTCACCAAGAATTTATAGATCAAGACCTTCACCTTTCACTTCCATCAACAAAACTGTTGCTGTTGTAGGGGAAAGCactcagtagttgagcatgtaccaattgttgtgagggttgttgataccttttgttccaaaaattgaacaaataaaacctattgtttgaaacaaaaaatatcaatttttgttaggaaatgtaccaacaattgttaggaaatgtaccactagttgttaagaaatgtactaatattgtaaaaagtaaccaatcaggtgatgccatgtcagcggcacaactattggggtctcttttgcatgcctattggtctcactttttctttgagctattttggacaccttggcaaaaaacatgctgatgtggcatcatatttgatgatgtggccctgaaaccttagttataagcaggggacttgccaagtaagctgctgtaaaaaaatcaaagtgatttgaaatttccaagtaagattttgagaagtgcgaagttaggGTGCCTTTCCCTAGTATGCTCTCGTATGTTAGTTTGTCATTCTGAGTTTTTAACCTTGCCAAGGTTATGCTGAAATTCCTATAGAGCGGTCCATTTTCTGGAGTTTTGGTTGCACTCCATTGCAATCTCAACCTGAGGAGTCATGAAAGTATCGAGGTATTAAGATACTTTGCATGCTTTGTTTTTGTTACTTTATTTACCTCATTGCTTTTGTTGTCTGCAATCTCATCCCCCTCTTGTTCTGCATCTCATCTTACAATCATGTCTGCCCCCGATGCCTTCTGCATACTTCCTGATTCTCTTGTTGCTTTCATACTATCAAAAATGACAATAACTGACGCTGTCAAATCTTCTATTCTTTCCAAGAGATGGAGGTTTGTTTACACTCAAATGCCTCAAATCACTTTCTATCCACATCATTTTTTGCGGCCTGGTGTCACTCCCCGCGATCCATGTCCTGTTTTGGGGTCAAGAGTTGGGAATATTATTTCCAACATCCTGCTTGGGCATTCGCACAATCTAGAGGGACTTCACCTCCACAGCTCGGACTCAGATTGGCTGAACTTCTCTGATGAAAATGTGTGTAAATGGGTAAGACATGCATCTCAGTGcaatgtccaacatctcactctGCGTAATCACAACAATATTATTGATCGTACAACTTATCCACCTGCTGTAGATCCAATACCGCCCCCTGCTCTCTTTAAATGTTCGCGTCTGGTAACATTTTATCTGGATAAGTATAATCTCACCAGATTCCCAATTGATTTCGTTGGATTCCCCAACCTCAATACTTGTCACCTCCGATATGTTAAATTCACAGATGAATCTTTAGTCTCCTTGATTTCGCTCTGTCCCTGTCTGCAAAAACTTGAAATAATCTTAGATAATTGGCTAGGTAATGTCATAATCTTTTCGTCAACTCTTGAACATTTGAATATAAGTTTTGTAAAGTCTCTATCTGTTAACTGCCCCAAATTTAGAAATCTGTCGGCGGCATGGATTGATGATTTAAGTGTAAATGGTGTCCCGTTCTATGAGCTTTCTATGAACGACACCTTTCATCTTGAAATGCACTGTGGAGGTACTCTGAGGGAATTGAACATGAATTGCTTAGGTGGCATTCTTGCACCTCTTCCAGGAGTTGTTTCAGCAAGTAGATTTCTTCACATTGTGGGCAACTTCCAGTCCCTGAAGAAACTTGTCATAAACCTGACTTATCCCTGGAAAATGTTAGAAAGCGAAGCAGGTATGGATGTTCCTCTATTGGACCTACTTCACAGGCTTCCGAATCTTCAGACGCTCTCTATGTTGGGCTTCTTTGTTGAGGTATTTACAGAAACTTCAGATACTCTAGATCGATGGTTATATGTTATAAGCTGGTAGTTTTAAGGTCATGGATTTAGAATTTAGATAAGTAACAGATAAAAGTGGTTCTTTTTAAGCAAGTCATTAGGGTTTACCTCAGCGAGATAAATTACTGATTCATAGCACTGCAATGCAGGAGTTGGCAAGAGGTCCTATACCTGATTGCCTCACCTCTCCACATGTTAACCTCAAGAAAATACGCCTACAAATTATTCAGTTTGATGACAAAGAAGTTGCAGTAATAAGTTGCTTGCTTCAGAGTATGCCCTCTCTCGAAGCATTCGAAATTAAGCTACCTTATGAATGCGATGAAAATGAGAGTGAATATGAGGGTCAATGTTTGAAGCTGTTTAAAGATATTATGAGTCTGAGGAGGGCATCCTCACTAGCAAGGATAATTGTACTGGATAAATGCTCCAAGTAGTAGGCTGAAAAAAATATGGACCTTGAACTGCATAACTTTGTGTCCTCTGTAATACCCTGTTTATGGTATTTAATTCCATGCTTCTTTTTGCTTTTAATCAAAAAGTTGTTTATGTTGGTTAAGCTCCATCTGCTTTTACTTGCACTATGGTCTGGTGATTTGTTTTAAAGAATATAGATTCCCCTTGAAAAATGATAGATGCTATTACATTGTGAACAAATATTGatggttttttttttcaaatcaatgtTCAATTATTTAAACCACTGTCATCACTCTTACAAAACAATCACAACATTCAAACCACATCAATCATAATATTAACATGCAGCCAAATTAAAAGCACTCTATCCCTTATTGCTTAGACTACAATTCTTCCATCTGTCCTCTCTCCACGCTGATAAATTTTCTTAAGCCCTCTCTTTGCACCATGGAAGGTTAGCCAACATAAAACAAGTGCTGCAGAGCAGCGAAGTTCCTGCCAAAGAATGCAAGGTCTATGTATGTTTTTGTGCCATGTAATTGTTATGACTGAGCAACTGAAGTTCTAGCCCTCTGTGGATTGAAACAGATCACAAGAAAATTCACATCTCtgtaatttataatagaaaaaatataaaaaaaatcattgtCATTTCTTCAATAAATGCTATTTATTTTCGTATGTTTAAGAATTTTTCATTATAAAGTTGCCAaacaaacatcacatgaaagaatGAGACAAAATCTCTTGGAATACAATTATTGCAGCCTACATAGGACATGAGTATCCTCACAAAGCAGTCACACTCTATCACTAAACGCAACAAGCAGGTCTGACTTGATCATTTTGCATTTGTCAGGATACTCTCAGGGTAGACATGTATTCCCCCTTGGGCAAATGAGACGTGCAAGTTTCCCAAGGTCCAACAATTCTAATCAAACTAGAATAATGATGATCAAAGCTTTATTATATTGCAATTAATACACTACCAAAGTGGAAAGACAGCTAAAAATAAATTAAGATCTGAAATGAAGTCAAATAAAATTGAGTAGACAACAAATTAGATGTAAGAAGTTGTCTTGATAGTATGTATTCATCTCAAGAACTGATCAAATTATTTATCAAAAGAATGGCTATTGAGTGACTTGTGAGATTTATTGTTTTCATGCTTTCTAACTGCAGTAAGGGTCACACGTTATCAGAAAGTCCAGAACCAGAATAATGATAAGGATACGATTGAAAGGAACAAGGTATGTATTTAAAACAGTTAATAAAATCTAACTCAACGCCTAAATTATATGGCTTCACTGATCTTTGTTGTAAACTCAACATCTTGAGATAAACAATTATATCATTACATCATAGTTATAGTTTTTAATACAAGTTAGCCTATACTAAGTTAAGATTAAGACAATACGCTATTTAGCTAAATTTGCATTTCTGCTTCAAAGTAATTCTTAACATCAAAGAGCTAAGTATTCTCTGAAACCAAACCAATACTTAACCAGACATTGATTGATCCAATGCTCAAATAAATGTAAACAGATTTATGTTCACCAACAATATGTATTTTTTCAGATTTAATTTGCATCCTAAACTAGTTTTCACTAGATAGTGTGGTGACAAAAAAGTGCAGTATATGATATCACATTGTTGGTGTGGTGACATACTTGATTAGAATAACCTACAAACTTGCCTGATTTTAGACAGACAAAAGGCCACAACAGGGTGCTTGACTAGTAAATGGTGAAAGAGTCACAACATAAGCTTAACAATGTGAACTTCTATCATTACTAGTCATTTCAAGGAGCAGTGGCATTGTACATATCATTTCTTGGAAAGGAAAAGATGGGAAATCTTCCATGTATAACTGATACTTGGTGTTGATGCCCTGAATACAGTGAGGATGAAAAGCTTCCATGTACAACTGATACTAGATGTTGCTGCCCTGAAAGCATCAagccaaagaaataaaaaaaaatgtaaggAGCATGTaaagttaacaaaatctgaaactTTAAGAACAAAATAAAATCGAAttctacataaaaatccaaaaatattgaatAAGCTTGAAAGACTAAGTTTTCTTTATCTTATCGTTCTTGCTTCCATGGTTTAGAATGTTGCAACTTTCATCCTTCATTTCAGAAAATTAGGAAGCCACTAAATGTGAAATATAAGATATCTCTTCAGTATAGTGCAGCTTCTCTGCTCCACGAAATAGATAATGAACACCCAACA is part of the Cryptomeria japonica chromosome 10, Sugi_1.0, whole genome shotgun sequence genome and harbors:
- the LOC131076079 gene encoding F-box/FBD/LRR-repeat protein At1g13570 isoform X1 → MSAPDAFCILPDSLVAFILSKMTITDAVKSSILSKRWRFVYTQMPQITFYPHHFLRPGVTPRDPCPVLGSRVGNIISNILLGHSHNLEGLHLHSSDSDWLNFSDENVCKWVRHASQCNVQHLTLRNHNNIIDRTTYPPAVDPIPPPALFKCSRLVTFYLDKYNLTRFPIDFVGFPNLNTCHLRYVKFTDESLVSLISLCPCLQKLEIILDNWLGNVIIFSSTLEHLNISFVKSLSVNCPKFRNLSAAWIDDLSVNGVPFYELSMNDTFHLEMHCGGTLRELNMNCLGGILAPLPGVVSASRFLHIVGNFQSLKKLVINLTYPWKMLESEAGMDVPLLDLLHRLPNLQTLSMLGFFVEELARGPIPDCLTSPHVNLKKIRLQIIQFDDKEVAVISCLLQSMPSLEAFEIKLPYECDENESEYEGQCLKLFKDIMSLRRASSLARIIVLDKCSK